The following proteins are co-located in the Megalops cyprinoides isolate fMegCyp1 chromosome 15, fMegCyp1.pri, whole genome shotgun sequence genome:
- the LOC118789771 gene encoding stonin-1 codes for MCSMNHPNWVTFEDEGTPLSSPQKPLQSPAASTGSVPRPNGLKLMLPTVGDPSWSFSSPLDSPQIHFSFNGSSCVPSNTPLCTPVRETPISPSPFHCGPQGRHNFFNSFSSSSTATLPSPAPEQPSLEDSSLFPAFRDDPGHFNPFWSESGRAESGGSSSDSDSGSSLPRFFIRTKDGYEPPRDPIHSSYSYICHKLERLRAEDEEEDGRGGGGGEGGEEEGGDGEGMAPHVGGMRDVETRGRPPFIPQGLFRSQRRDGWPLMLRIPEKKNRMSSRQWGPIYLRLLPGGVLQMYYEKGLEKPFKEFQLHPHCRLSAPKLESYSESRKIHTVKVELVSYVERKRYHPKPEVTHETEVEQLLKLGTTERGDMEDLVASVEEELMMLPAPAGQRRHYEEQELSLAIVDHLWVRLDKEGALLERAAVTHIYCLAFLNGAGECFLALNDVQLCRRDPVYGSEEEEGEEAWMEIADCHFHRCVNEGEFQRSRLVKFAPPSACRVELMRYKTVSVGSGELPFSLKAVVTVQGAYVELQAFLNMSSSFLASAGTSEPPLSCENVLIQVPVPEDWVKVSRTVALLRQKSLKARMNRNACLGSVSAAESQPVMQVSAGTVKYENVYGAIVWRIDRLPAKNTAVDHPHSFSCKLELGSDQEVPTHWYPFVTIEFEVAEAVVSRTKVKSLGTESDIQPQKHLSSKAHYHCQVEIEKKCIEVESRRQSDCTTQ; via the exons ATGTGTTCCATGAACCATCCAAACTGGGTGACTTTTGAGGATGAGGGCACGCCTCTGTCATCCCCTCAGAAGCCCCTGCAGTCCCCAGCTGCCAGCACCGGGTCAGTTCCCAGGCCCAATGGCTTAAAGCTGATGCTTCCCACTGTGGGAGACCCCTCCTGGAGCTTCTCCAGTCCCCTGGACTCACCCCAAATACATTTCAGCTTTAACGGGAGCTCCTGTGTGCCCAGCAACACCCCTCTCTGCACACCAGTGAGGGAGactcccatcagcccctctccctttcactgtGGGCCCCAGGGACGCCACAACTTCTTCAACAGCTTCTCCAGCTCGTCCACCGCCACCCTGCCATCCCCCGCTCCCGAGCAGCCCTCCCTGGAGGATTCCAGCCTGTTCCCGGCCTTCCGGGACGACCCGGGCCATTTCAACCCCTTCTGGAGTGAGTCCGGGCGCGCGGAGTCCGGGGGCTCGTCCTCGGACTCGGACTCGGGCTCTAGCTTGCCCCGCTTCTTCATCCGGACCAAGGATGGCTACGAGCCACCCCGCGACCCCATCCACAGTTCTTACTCCTATATCTGCCACAAGCTGGAACGCCTGCGCGctgaggacgaggaggaggacggcaggggaggaggaggaggagaaggaggggaagaggagggcgGGGACGGGGAGGGGATGGCACCCCACGTGGGCGGGATGAGGGATGTGGAGACGAGGGGCCGCCCCCCCTTCATCCCCCAGGGCCTGTTCCGCAGCCAGAGGCGGGACGGCTGGCCCCTGATGCTGCGCATCCCCGAGAAGAAGAACCGCATGTCCTCCCGCCAGTGGGGGCCCATCTACCTGCGCCTGCTGCCCGGCGGTGTGCTGCAGATGTACTACGAGAAAGGCCTGGAGAAGCCCTTCAAGGAGTTCCAGCTCCACCCGCACTGCCGCCTCTCCGCCCCCAAGCTGGAGAGCTACAGCGAGTCCCGCAAGATCCACACGGTGAAGGTGGAGCTCGTGTCCTACGTCGAGCGCAAGCGCTACCACCCCAAGCCGGAGGTGACGCACGAGACGGAGGTGGAGCAGCTGCTGAAGCTGGGCACCACCGAGCGCGGCGACATGGAGGACCTGGTGGCGTCTGTGGAGGAGGAGTTGATGATGCTGCCGGCACCCGCCGGGCAGCGGCGGCACTACGAGGAGCAGGAGCTGTCGCTGGCCATCGTTGACCACCTCTGGGTGCGGCTGGACAAGGAGGGGGCCCTGCTGGAGAGGGCGGCCGTCACCCACATCTACTGCCTGGCCTTCCTCAACGGGGCGGGCGAGTGCTTCCTGGCGCTCAACGATGTGCAGCTGTGCCGCCGGGACCCGGTCTACGGctcggaggaggaggaaggcgaGGAGGCCTGGATGGAGATCGCCGACTGCCACTTCCACAGGTGCGTCAACGAGGGCGAGTTCCAGCGGTCCAGGCTGGTGAAGTTCGCCCCGCCAAGCGCCTGCAGGGTGGAGCTCATGAGGTACAAGACCGTGTCCGTCGGCTCTGGAGAGCTGCCCTTCTCGCTGAAGGCTGTGGTCACTGTGCAGGGCGCCTACGTGGAGCTCCAGGCGTTCCTCAACatgtcctcctccttcctcGCCTCAGCGGGGACGTCGGAGCCTCCGCTCTCCTGCGAGAACGTTCTGATCCAGGTGCCGGTCCCAGAGGACTGGGTCAAGGTGTCGCGCACGGTGGCCCTGCTGCGGCAGAAGTCCCTGAAGGCCCGGATGAACCGGAACGCCTGCCTGGGGTCTGTCAGCGCTGCAGAGTCCCAGCCTGTCATGCAAGTGTCTGCCGGCACCGTCAAATACGAGAACGTCTACGGTGCCATTGTGTGGAGGATTGACAGACTACCTGCTAAGAACACAG CTGTGGACCACCCCCACTCCTTCTCGTGCAAACTGGAGCTGGGCTCGGACCAGGAGGTGCCCACCCACTGGTACCCCTTTGTAACCATTGAGTTTGAAGTGGCAGAGGCAGTGGTGTCCAGGACAAAGGTGAAGTCTCTGGGTACAGAGAGCGATATCCAGCCACAGAAGCACTTGAGCAGCAAGGCACACTACCACTGCCAG GTGGAGATCGAGAAGAAGTGTATCGAGGTGGAGTCGCGGAGGCAATCGGACTGTACGACACAATGA